Proteins from a genomic interval of Schistocerca cancellata isolate TAMUIC-IGC-003103 chromosome 8, iqSchCanc2.1, whole genome shotgun sequence:
- the LOC126095100 gene encoding NADH dehydrogenase [ubiquinone] 1 alpha subcomplex subunit 13: MSTAKVQDMPPPGGYQSIKFARIPAKTYFSGSTMILGYFGITAAGLYAYYLNYRLIRREEIEMRSGRLAVFPMLLAERDREYLKQLRRNRDEEASLMSKVEGWEVGTYYGEPVYKTLPKDTLVDPMYQEYYAHSSYGDAVRRYNLKNWS, translated from the exons ATGTCAACTGCAAAAGTACAAGATATGCCTCCCCCAGGAGGCTATCAGTCAATAAAGTTCGCAAGGATACCTGCCAAGACATATTTTAGCG GTTCGACTATGATACTAGGATACTTCGGAATAACCGCCGCTGGATTGTATGCATACTACTTGAACTATCGTCTTATTCGTCGTGAGGAGATCGAGATGAGAAGTGGACGACTTGCAGTTTTTCCAATGTTGCTTGCCGAAAGGGACAGAGA ATACTTGAAACAACTCCGACGTaacagagatgaagaagctagtcTCATGTCTAAAGTAGAAGGCTGGGAAGTTGGTACATACTATGGAGAGCCGGTATATAAAACTCTTCCAAAAGACACTTTAGTGGACCCAATGTACCAAGAATATTATGCTCATTCCTCATATGGAGATGCAGTTCGACGTTACAATCTGAAGAATTGGTCATAA